The Chlorocebus sabaeus isolate Y175 chromosome 16, mChlSab1.0.hap1, whole genome shotgun sequence genome window below encodes:
- the ANKRD40 gene encoding ankyrin repeat domain-containing protein 40, with the protein MNALLEQKEQQERLREAAALGDIREVQKLVESGVDVNSQNEVNGWTCLHWACKRNHGQVVSYLLKSGADKEILTTKGEMPVQLTSRREIRKIMGVEEEDDDDDNLPQLKKESELPFVPNYLANPAFPFIYTPTAEDSAPMQNGGPSTPPASPPADGSPPLLPPGEPPLLGAFPRDHTSLALVQNGDVSAPSAILRTAESTKPGPVCQPPVSQSRSLFSSVPSKPPVSLEPQNGAYAGPAPAFQPFFFTGAFPFNMQELVLKVRIQNPSLRENDFIEIELDRQELTYQELLRVCCCELGVNPDQVEKIRKLPNTLLRKDKDVARLQDFQELELVLMISENNFLFRNAASTLTERPCYNRRASKLTY; encoded by the exons ATGAACGCCCTCCTAGAGCAGAAGGAGCAGCAGGAGAGGCTGCGGGAGGCCGCGGCCTTAGGGGACATTCGGGAGGTGCAGAAACTGGTGGAGAGCGGGGTGGATGTGAACTCCCAAAATGAGGTCAACGGCTG GACTTGTTTACACTGGGCATGTAAACGAAACCATGGTCAGGTGGTCTCTTACCTGTTAAAATCAGGAGCTGACAAAGAAATTCTTACCACAAAAGGAGAAATGCCAGTCCAGTTAACATCAAGGAGAGAAATCAGGAAGATTATGGGAG tggAAGAAGAAGATGATGACGATGACAACCTCCCCCAGCTGAAGAAGGAGTCAGAACTGCCCTTTGTTCCCAACTATTTGGCCAACCCAGCCTTCCCTTTTATCTACACACCCACAGCAGAGGATTCAGCCCCGATGCAGAATGGGGGTCCCTCCACACCCCCTGCATCACCCCCTGCAGATGGCTCACCTCCATTGCTTCCCCCTGGGGAACCTCCCCTGTTAGGGGCCTTTCCCCGGGACCACACCTCTTTGGCACTAGTTCAGAATGGTGATGTGTCGGCCCCCTCTGCCATACTCAGAACAGCAGAAAGCACAAAACCAGGTCCTGTTTGTCAGCCACCAGTGAGTCAGAGCCGCTCCCTGTTTTCTTCTGTCCCGTCCAAGCCACCAGTGTCTCTGGAGCCTCAAAATGGGGCATATGCAGGACCAGCGCCAGCATTCCAGCCATTTTTCTTCACTGGAGCATTTCCATTTAATATGCAAG aGCTGGTACTCAAGGTGAGAATTCAGAACCCATCTCTTCGAGAAAATGATTTCATTGAAATTGAACTGGACCGACAGGAGCTCACCTACCAAGAGTTGCTCAGAGTGTGTTGCTGTGAGCTGGGTGTTAATCCAGATCAAGTGGAGAAGATCAGAAAGTTACCCAACACTCTGTTAAGAAAG gaCAAGGATGTTGCTCGACTCCAAGATTTCCAGGAGCTGGAACTAGTTCTGATgataagtgaaaataattttctgttcagAAATGCTGCATCCACACTGACTGAAAGGCCTTGTTATAACAGGAGAGCTTCAAAACTGACTTACTAA